From the Candidatus Woesearchaeota archaeon genome, the window AAGTATTATGGGGTCTATGTATAAAGGGCTGGCTGTATCTGTAATTTTATCTGCTATAAGCTTTTATCCTTTAATTACAAGAATGATGGCGGGCCAATATATTAATGCAGTTAATCTTTATTTTGCTTCTTTGGTTGGTTTGGTAGTTGCCATAGGAATGTTTGTTATTACCGAATATTACACTTCAAAAAAATACGGACCAGTAAAATCTATTGCCAAGGCAAGCGAAACCGGGCATGCAACAAACATAATTAGAGGTTTAGGACTTGGGATGCAATCAACCGCTTTACCAGTTTTGTTAATCGCTTTTGGAACGATTATAAGTTTTCAATTAGCAGGAATTTATGGAGTGGCAATAGCTGTTATGGCAATGCTTTCTATTTCGGGGATTGTTGTTGGTGTTGATGCTTATGGCCCAATTACCGATAACGCAGGCGGGATTGCCGAAATGTCGGGGATGCCAGAAAACATCAGAAAAATCACAGATGAGCTAGATGCAGTTGGCAACACCACAAAAGCAGTAACTAAAGGTTATGCAATTGCTTCGGCTGGATTAGCCGCCCTAGTTTTATTTTCTGCGTATGCTGAGCAAGTCGGGGGCAAATTTATTTTAGATGATTCAAGGGTGATAGCCGGGCTTTTGATTGGAGGACTACTTCCCTATTTGTTTGCATCGTTTTTAATGGGAGCAGTTGGTAAAACCGCAGGCAAAGTTGTTGAAGAAGTGCGACGCCAGTTTAAAAATATTACTGGTTTAATGGAAGGCACAGCTAAGCCAGAATATGGCAAATGCGTTGATATTGTTACCAAGGCCGCCATAAAAGAAATGATGGTGCCGGCTTTAATTCCAGTAATAGCTCCCATATTAGTTGGCTTTATTTTAGGCCCGCAAGCTCTTGGCGGATTATTAATTGGAAGCATTATTACAGGTTTGTTTGTAGGCCTCTCAATGACAACAGGAGGCGCCGCATGGGACAATGCTAAAAAATACATAGAAGAGGGCAATTTGGGTGGTAAGGGCTCTTTTGCACATCAGGCCGCCGTCACAGGCGACACAGTCGGCGACCCTTATAAGGACACCGCAGGCCCAGCAATTAATCCAATGATAAAAGTACTTAACATTGTGGCATTATTGATTGTAAGCTTTTTAGTATAAATTTATGAATGAATTTATAAAACAAAATTGGTTCAAAGTTTTATTAGTTTTGTTACTTGGTATATTTATTGTTTTATCTATTACTCAAAATAGCAATAATACTAACGAAACAAAAAAGTCATTTTTAGAAAACGATATTTTTTCTGCTACTCAAATAACTTGTACATACCCACAGGTTTTAAATACGCATTATCTTAACAACGAGATATCCCACAATATACCAAAGCCAGAGACAAATCCTTTGATTTTTACTTTTTCAAAACTTGACGACCCTAAAGTAGGACAGTTAAGTTATATAGATTCAACCCAATCTATTACAAATGTTCCAATTATAAAATTAAGAGAAGATGAAGAGAAAATAATTTATATTGATGGCAATGGAGAAAATTATTTATCAGTTCACACCATATACAAAAAAGTTGGAGTTTCTATATATACAAAAAGTGTAAGTTTGCTCGGCATCCCCTCAGGGACTCTTGCTATGGGAAGTTGTGTTGGATATTAATTATAGGAATGGCGTCAACTCTAATTTTTAACAAAA encodes:
- a CDS encoding sodium-translocating pyrophosphatase: MLLIYFPIIVSLFAIAFVYFLIAKIRKAPVAKDKALAITQAIQEGATSYLKRQYKTVGIVAVVLFFVIWIFFSQQSGFTVGLKMAVGFLIGAVLSGASGFIGMLVSTQANTRVAEGAKKGLAEALDLSFKGGLVTGLLVVSLGLLAVSGYYFLTGIEGLIALGFGASLISVFARVGGGIYTKAADVGADLVGKVEKGIPEDDPRNPAVIADQVGDNVGDCAGMAADIFETYSVTIVATMILGALLFPKSPQFVLLPLFLSSVSILTSIIGSFFVKLGRNRSIMGSMYKGLAVSVILSAISFYPLITRMMAGQYINAVNLYFASLVGLVVAIGMFVITEYYTSKKYGPVKSIAKASETGHATNIIRGLGLGMQSTALPVLLIAFGTIISFQLAGIYGVAIAVMAMLSISGIVVGVDAYGPITDNAGGIAEMSGMPENIRKITDELDAVGNTTKAVTKGYAIASAGLAALVLFSAYAEQVGGKFILDDSRVIAGLLIGGLLPYLFASFLMGAVGKTAGKVVEEVRRQFKNITGLMEGTAKPEYGKCVDIVTKAAIKEMMVPALIPVIAPILVGFILGPQALGGLLIGSIITGLFVGLSMTTGGAAWDNAKKYIEEGNLGGKGSFAHQAAVTGDTVGDPYKDTAGPAINPMIKVLNIVALLIVSFLV